The Streptomyces sp. NBC_00162 sequence TCGATGAAGCCACCGCGGCCGCTGACAGCGGGGAAGTCCTGCGCCTCCCAGCGCTGGGCGGGGACCGGGCCGGTGCCGGCCCCGCCCCGCATCAGCAGGTCCCAGTACGCCTGCACGCCCGCCGCCCCCGGGAAGGCGCAGTCGATGCCGACGACGGCGATGTCCCCCATCAGCGCTGGTCCGCCGGTGCGGTGGCGGCCTGACCGGCGGGAGGGCCGGCGGGCGCGGCGGCGGCCAGCGCGGCCGACAGGTGGCGGACCAGGCTCGCCACGGTCGGGTGGTCCCACAGCAGCGTCGGCTCCACCTCGAGGCCGAACTCCTCCTCCAGGTCGCCGCACAGGCTCAGCGCCGCCACCGAGTCCATGCCGTACTCGGCGAGCGGCACGGTGGGGTCGATGGTCTCGGGAGCCCGGCGCAGGTAGACGGAGAGCCGGGCCGACAGCCATGCGTGCGGCAGTACGCCGTCAGCGGTGGCCGCGGTCGCGGTGGTCGCGGTGTGCCGACCGGTGGGAACGGTCATCGTGGGGCTCCTTCGGTGCGTACGGCCCGGGTCCCGGTCAGCCCGGGATGGGGGTGGAGTAGAGGTCGTAACCGAGCTGGGTGCTGAAGCGGAGCTGGACCTCGTGCCGGATCCGGGTCTCGCACTCCGGCGGCAGATCGGCCACGCGCGTGCCGAGCCGGCGGGCGATGTGGTGCAGCGCGGCCGCCGCCCAGCACGGATCGGCGAGGAACGGGTCGGGGCCGTAACGGCCCTGGTCCCACAGGCCCAGTACGGCGGCAGCGGCCAGCAGCAGCGCGTACCGGTCCATGAGAGCGAACCGGGCGGGCTGGGCGGTGGCCGCGGAACCGGCCGCCTCCAGCCTGAGCACCCGGCTCCGTACGTCGCGGAACTCCTCGACGAGCTGCCCGGCGAGCGTGCGCAGGGCCCGCTCGACGGGACCGCTGCCGTCGACGGCCGAGCTGACGGCGAGCATCGTCGCGCTGAGCGAGTCGCGCCCGCACGCGAGGGCGAGCCGGTCGGTGCGCAGCGGCGGCAGGTCTCCGCCCAGCCGGAACAGACCCGAGGGCGCCTCGTCCTCCAGGAACCACGAACTCCGGGCCAGGCGCGGCATCTGCGGGATGACCGTGGCCTGGCAGGCGACGGTGCCGGCGTGGCCGAGGCTGAGCACCGGTACGTCCCTGACGTGCTTCTGGAAGATGCCCAGGCTGCCCTCGCGGGTGTAGAAGCCGGAGCCGAGGACTATGGACAGGTCGTACATGGTCTCGGTGAGCACGCGGGGCAGCAGGTACTTGAGCGCCGCCGAGTAGACGCTGGTCTCGGCCGGCAGCAGGTGCAGGGCCCTGGTGGCGACGACGGCGAGGCTGTCGTAGAGCAGCAGGTTGACGAAGGCGCTGGTCAGTGCAGCACCGGTGCGGCTCCCGTCCGTGCCGCGGGCCTGCGCGCCGCCGGAGTGCTCCCGGTCGAAGCGGACGGCGGTGCGCAGGCTGGTGTCGAGGGCGGCGACGGCCGAGGCGGAGATCACCGTG is a genomic window containing:
- a CDS encoding acyl-CoA dehydrogenase; this encodes MVAALLGDRTVARRREDAVRTRVAALESLLGDPSDPANPVGYTALLEADRAAVPFAAGEALLDEFGITDEYIPQALGGRLDGMDTLVRIMRPVFRRDVGLAMGHGMTTFMAASDVWTAGSSRQRHWLAGLLRDGGKAAIAQHETAHSNDYVRSQVTARRSPHGYLISGGKPLVNNLERAGALVLFCRTDPAPGSRSHSVLLLEPGQLTDARAAVTARRTPVGLRGCRFAGVEFDDCPVPATALLGPEGSGIETALRSFQISRTVISASAVAALDTSLRTAVRFDREHSGGAQARGTDGSRTGAALTSAFVNLLLYDSLAVVATRALHLLPAETSVYSAALKYLLPRVLTETMYDLSIVLGSGFYTREGSLGIFQKHVRDVPVLSLGHAGTVACQATVIPQMPRLARSSWFLEDEAPSGLFRLGGDLPPLRTDRLALACGRDSLSATMLAVSSAVDGSGPVERALRTLAGQLVEEFRDVRSRVLRLEAAGSAATAQPARFALMDRYALLLAAAAVLGLWDQGRYGPDPFLADPCWAAAALHHIARRLGTRVADLPPECETRIRHEVQLRFSTQLGYDLYSTPIPG
- a CDS encoding acyl carrier protein; amino-acid sequence: MTVPTGRHTATTATAATADGVLPHAWLSARLSVYLRRAPETIDPTVPLAEYGMDSVAALSLCGDLEEEFGLEVEPTLLWDHPTVASLVRHLSAALAAAAPAGPPAGQAATAPADQR